The Scyliorhinus torazame isolate Kashiwa2021f chromosome 17, sScyTor2.1, whole genome shotgun sequence genome includes a window with the following:
- the LOC140394129 gene encoding ATP-sensitive inward rectifier potassium channel 12: protein MTGACDNHYSIVSSEEDGLRLTTMPGINGYGNGKIHTRRKCRSRFVKKNGQCNVQFANMRDKPQRYIADIFTTCVDVRWRYMLLIFSLAFVISWLAFGLAFWLIALIHGDLENPAGDENFMPCVLQVNGFIAAFLFSIETQTTIGYGFRCVTEECPLAIFLVVFQSIVGCIIDSFMIGAIMAKMARPKKRAQTLLFSHNAVIAMRDGKLSLMWRVGNLRKSHIVEAHVRAQLIKPRITEEGEYIPLDQIDIDVGFDKGYDRIFLVSPITILHEIDEESPLYGISKQDLEMADFEIVVILEGMVEATAMTTQARSSYLASEILWGQRFEPVLFEEKDQYKVDYSHFHKTYEVPTTPRCSAKELMETKFLVPSTNSFCYENELAFMSRDEDDEGDDDDDVDSRVLDDPSPNSSRHEFDRLQATLALDQRSYRRESEI, encoded by the coding sequence ATGACTGGCGCCTGTGACAACCACTACAGCATTGTATCCTCAGAAGAAGACGGGTTGAGGCTGACAACCATGCCAGGAATCAACGGCTATGGCAATGGGAAAATCCATACCAGGAGGAAGTGCCGCAGTCGCTTTGTCAAGAAGAACGGCCAGTGCAATGTGCAGTTTGCAAACATGCGTGACAAGCCCCAGCGGTATATTGCCGACATCTTCACGACTTGCGTGGACGTCCGCTGGCGGTACATGCTGCTGATTTTCTCGCTCGCTTTTGTCATTTCATGGTTGGCTTTTGGCTTGGCCTTCTGGCTTATTGCGCTGATACACGGAGACCTGGAGAACCCTGCCGGGGATGAGAACTTCATGCCCTGTGTTTTGCAGGTGAATGGATTCATTGCTGCCTTCCTGTTTTCCATCGAAACCCAAACAACTATCGGGTATGGTTTCCGCTGCGTGACGGAAGAGTGTCCATTGGCCATCTTCTTGGTGGTTTTCCAGTCCATTGTAGGTTGCATAATAGACTCGTTCATGATTGGTGCCATAATGGCTAAAATGGCACGGCCGAAGAAACGAGCCCAGACCTTACTTTTTAGTCATAACGCAGTAATAGCCATGAGGGATGGCAAACTCTCTCTAATGTGGCGGGTGGGAAATCTGAGGAAAAGTCACATAGTGGAAGCCCATGTTCGGGCTCAGTTAATCAAGCCCCGGATCACAGAGGAAGGAGAATATATACCCCTTGACCAAATTGACATTGACGTGGGTTTTGATAAAGGATACGATCGTATATTCTTAGTTTCCCCTATAACTATTCTCCACGAGATTGATGAGGAAAGCCCACTGTATGGTATTAGCAAGCAGGACCTAGAGATGGCAGATTTTGAAATTGTGGTCATCCTTGAAGGAATGGTGGAAGCTACGGCGATGACCACTCAAGCCCGCAGCTCGTATTTGGCAAGTGAAATTCTGTGGGGCCAGCGTTTCGAACCAGTGCTCTTTGAGGAAAAGGACCAGTACAAAGTGGACTACTCACATTTCCATAAAACCTACGAGGTGCCCACAACCCCTCGATGCAGCGCCAAGGAACTAATGGAAACCAAGTTTCTCGTTCCCAGCACAAACTCTTTCTGCTACGAGAACGAGTTGGCTTTCATGAGCCGAGATGAGGATGAcgagggtgatgatgatgatgatgttgacaGCAGGGTCCTGGATGACCCGAGTCCAAACAGCAGCCGGCACGAATTCGACCGATTACAGGCAACTTTAGCATTGGATCAAAGGTCTTACAGAAGGGAGTCTGAGATATGA